The window TCATCACACCTCCTATTCCTTCGTATGCTTTCCTTCCTTATTATTTCGGACAAAATCTGATTCGAACAATTGTCCTCAACGGCATGATTCATAGTTTCGATGAGTAAAATATCAGAATTGATTCGGGTCGAATCAATTTGCATTTGAGTATAATTTAAAGTTGAATTTCTATGTCATTCATGAATAATCCCAATATGAAAATTAATCTTGCCATAGTTGTCATTTTTCTATTGATCCTGAATGCCTGTAAACCGGACCAAGCTCAGAAGAACAATGTTATCCATCCTAAAATTCAATCCATTTCATGGCTTAAAGGGAATTGGGAAAACAGAGTAAAAACAGATGCACTCCAGGAAAACTGGATCATCGGTGATGACTCACTATTGTATGGAGAAGGTTTTGAAATTATCAAAGGCGATACTATTTTCCGGGAGAAACTGAGTATCCAGCTCGATAATGACTCGGTGAGTTATATCGCAACCGTTCCCAATCAAAATGACGGACAACCGGTTTGGTTCAGAATTGTTTCCATGTCCGACTCCGGATTTGTTTGTAAAAATATGATGCATGATTTTCCACAGATCATTCGCTATACTCTGGAAGGTGATGAAGTTTTGGTTGTCAACCTGGAGGGAATTGTAGACAGTTTGCCAAAATCACAGGAACTGATCATGCGTCGTGCGAAAGTTCGTTTAATGCCTTAAAATACTATTTATTTTAAAAGATAAGATCATACAATGAAGCAACTAATCGAATGTGTTCCGAATTTTAGCGAAGGAAGAGATCTGAATATTATCCGTCAGATCACTGATCAGGTTGAAAGTGTTGAAGGCGTCCGTTTACTGAATGTTGATCCGGGAAAAGCGACAAACCGTACTGTTGTAACATTTGTTGGCGAACCCGGACCGGTCATTGAAGCCGCGTTCCGTGCAATACGAAAAGCTGCCGAATTGATTGACATGCGCAAACACAAAGGCGAACATCCCCGAATGGGTGCTACGGATGTTTGTCCTCTTATTCCGATCAGTGGAATTTCAATGGAAGAAACAGTTGTTTATGCAAAGCAACTTGCGGAAAAAGTTGGGAAGGAACTAAGCATTCCGGTGTACCTGTATGAATCCGCTCAATCCAATCCGGCCCGTAAAAACCTTTCCGTCATTCGTGCAGGAGAATATGAAGGCTTCGCAAAAAAAATCAAGGAGCCGGAATGGAAACCTGATTTCGGACCTGCTGAATTTCCGGTTGGTAGCGGAGCCACAGTGATTGGTGCCCGTGATTTTCTGGTTGCTTACAATGTAAATCTGAACACTACTTCTGTCAGACGCGCCAATTCTGTTGCTTTTGATGTACGTGAGAACGGACGTAAAATAAAAAATGATAAGGGCGAAGAAATTGTACAGCCCGGGACCTGCAAGTCAGTCAAGGCGATCGGATGGTTTATCGATGAATACGGTATCGCACAGGTGAGCATGAACCTTACCAACATTTCCATAACTCCGGTTCACATCGCCTTTGATGAATGTGTGAAAAGTGCCTATCATCGTGGTATGCGTGTTACAGGTTCGGAGCTCGTCGGCCTGATTCCTCTTAAAGCGATGCTGGATGCCGGCGCTTATTTTCTGAAGAAACAACAACGTTCAACCGGAGTCTCTGAACAGGAACTGATCAAAATCGCGGTGAAATCAATGGGACTGGATGAACTGGGCCCTTTCAAGCCGGAAGAAAGAATCATTGAATACCTATTGAAAGATCCTGCCGAAGAAAAGCTTGTAAAAATGTCGCTGATTGATTTCGCGAACGAAACAGCTTCTGAATCTCCCGCTCCCGGAGGTGGCTCTATCTCCGCTTATGTTGGAGCATTGGGTGTATCGCTTGGAACAATGGTTGCCAACCTCAGCTCACACAAAAAAGGCTGGGATGATCAATGGGAAGAGTTCTCTGAATGGGCTGAAAAAGGACAAGCATTGAAATCCGCCCTGATGAAACTGGTGGATGAGGATACTCGTTCTTTCAACAAAATTATGGCCGCTTTCGGGCTCCCAAAAAGTAATGACGAGGAGAAAAAGATCAGGTCGGAAGCCATAGAGTCCGCTACACGTTATGCGACAGAAATACCTTACAAAGTCATGGAACTTTGTTATGCTTCCATGGAAGTGATTAAAGCTATGGCGGAAAAAGGGAATCCAAATTCCGTCACAGATGCCGGCGTAGGCGGTTTGTGTGCCCGTTCAGCTGTTTTCGGGGCTTTTCTCAACGTTCGAATCAATTCTTCCGGCCTGAAAGACAAGGCTTTTGTGGAAAAAATCCTCAAAGACGGACAGCTGATAGTTGACAAGACCATAGTTGCAGAAAAAGAGATCATGCAGATTGTTGATACAAAAATCAAATGAGACGGAAAGTCAAACATTTATTGACTTTTTTCGTAGTATCAATTATATTAAAGGATCACTGGTCCTGCGCTTAATACCAGTGAAGGTGATTCTTATGGAGCATGTGGTCGAGAAAAGCATTTAACCGTTTATTTTTTTCCTTCCCGATACAACTTGTGGTCGTTCTGCTAAAGAAAAACCACATCTTGTTATTGTATTGGGTGATTCTATTCGGTTGGATCACCAACAGCACTTCAAAAACCTTCGGTATCCCCTTTCTGTTCCTTGACCCTGAATACATGGGGACAGTTGGCTTTACTTCCTTTTTCATCATGGGATTTGCCACCGGAAGTTTTGTAATGGTTTACAATATTTCCAGTTACATCGTCAATGGATTCCGTTTCCCATTCATCGCGACATTAGGAAGACCATTTTTAAAATACACCATCAACAATTTTATTGTCCCTTCTCTTTTTGTACTCACCTATCTGGGAAACATTTTCTATTTCCAGCTGAATAATGAGTACCAGAGTATCTGGACAGTATTGGTACACCTTCTTGGCTTTATCACCGGGATGACCCTTATTATCATGGTCACCCTCACCTATTTCTTTCATTCGAACAAAGACATTGTTCACATGTTCGGAGTCGAAACTTCCGATGCTGATCCAAATGCACCGGTCGCGGAACATCTCCTGGAAATGAAAGAATTCAAACCCAAAAGAAAACTCTTCAGTGCAAGGAAGAAAACATACGATAAAGTCTGGCGGGTTGATACATATCTAAGCACATTCTCAAAAGTGAAGTTGGTGCGTCAAACCGGCCATTATACACGTGAAATGGTGGAATCTGTTTTTCGTCAGAACCACCTCAACGCTGCAATTGTCGAGATCATCGTCTTTGGCTTGTTTATCATCATGGGCTTGTTTAAGGACTATTCCTTCTTCCAGATTCCGGCGGGAGCAAGTGTATTGCTGATCTTTTCCATGTTCATCATGCTCAGCAGCGCTTTTCGTTTCTGGTTAAAAGCCTGGGCAGGTTCGGTTTTCATTTTACTAATCATTGTTATCAATGCTTTGTCTCGTCTGGGTATCTTCTACCCTGATAACAAAGCATACGGGATGGAATACACAAAGAATCACGCAACCTACAGCATCAGCCGTTTCAATTCTCTGGACGATGCGATTACGGTGCAGGCTGATTACGACAGTACCCTAAAAATTCTTGAACGCTGGAAGGAGAAATTCATTACAGACCGGGAGAAGCCTAAAATGATCTTTGTGAATTGCTCCGGTGGTGGTTTGCGAGCATCCATTTGGGCCTTTCGGATTATGCAGGTATCCGATAGTCTTACCAATAACGAATTCTCCAAGTCCACACAATTGATCACAGGAGCCTCCGGAGGAATGATCGGAGCAGCTTATTACAGGGAATTACTATTGCAACAGCGACTCGGACTACTGAAAAAATTCAATTCCAAAAAAAGCATCAGCAACATTGGTAAAGATCTCCTGAACCCTGTTGCCTACAGCGTCACGGTGAGTGATCTTTTCTTTAATATTCAGAAGTTCCAGGATGGCAATACAAGGTTCTCAAAGGATCGTGCTTATGCATTCGAAAAACAATTGAATGAAAATACAGGTTCAGTACTGAATAAAAGGCTTACCTCCTACAGACAACCGGAAGCTACCGGTCTGATTCCAATGATGGTTTTTTCTCCTACCATTGTCAACGACGGTCGACGGCTGATGATTTCTCCACAACCCATCAGTTACCTCGCAAGTCACGTAAAAGATTCTTCATTCCAGTTTGAACCCACCATCGATGAAATTGAGTTCCGTCAATTGTTCAGAGAACAAGCTGCCGACAACATCAAATTTACTTCAGTATTGAGAATGAATGCGACCTTCCCTTATATTCTTCCGGCTGTAACGCTTCCAAGTCATCCTCAAATCCAGGTTATGGATGCGGGAATACGTGACAATACAGGTCTGAAGACTTCGTTAAAATTCCTTTATGTATTTCGTAAATGGATTGAGGAAAATACCAGCGGAGTTATTTTCGTGGATGTCCGCGACTCCCATAAAGCTCGACCGATTGAGGAAAAACCCCGCATGACTTTTCTTGAAAATATTATTACGCCTCTTGGAAATATTTATGGGAATCTCTTGACCATTCAGGATTACAACCAGGATGAAGCGTATGAATACGCGAAATCCTGGTTTCATGCTCCTTTTGATTTTGTCATTTTTGAATTACCGACAAAAGAACAGGACATTTCACTTTCCTGGCATTTGACCACAAGAGAGAAACGACTCGTTGAGAACTCCGTAAATCTGAAGGACAACCTCAGCGCAATGGACAAATTACTGGGTCTGCTTTCCAGAGAAAACAAAATGAATGCTACTCCACTCCTTGTGGAACATGCTGATTCCACAATGGAGTCAAGCGAGAACCAGTAAATATCAGTATTTCAAAAGAGCCTGTAATTGTTCACCGAATCTTTTCTTGGGTAAAAAATTAAGTTCAAGTTCAAGATTCATGGGAACCGGTGTATCCAGACTCGCACTGCGGATCAATGGTGCATCGAGAAATTCGAACGCGTGTTCAGCGATTTCAGCGGCTATTTCTCCTCCCAGCCCACCGGTGATGGTATCTTCATGGAGTATGATGGCTCTTCCGGTTTTCTTTACAGAAGCGAGCACCGCGTTTTTATCCCAGGGCAACAGACTTCGAAGATCGATCAGGTCGGCAGAAATCTCTGGGTGTTCCTTCAGATAGTCAAGTGCCCAATGTACTCCAAGTCCATAGGAAATTATACTCACTTGAGTCCCTTCTCTGACAAGACTTGCTTTCCCGATTTCAGTTGTATAGTAATCGTCAGGCACATCTCCGGTAATACTCCTGTAAAGCGCTTTGTGTTCAAAAAACATGACCGGATTCGGGTCTTCGATAGCGGAAATGATCAAGCCTTTTGCATCTGCAGGAAAGGCCGGATAAACCACTTTTAAACCGGGAGTATGCGTGAACCAGGCTTCATTCGATTGGGAATGAAAAGGACCTGCATTCACTCCTGCGCCTGTGGGCATCCGCACGACGACATCCACATTCTGACCCCAGCGGTAATGAGTCTTTGCGAGATTGTTGATGATCTGGTTGAATCCGCAGGTTACGAAATCGGCGAACTGCATTTCTACAATTGCTTTCATACCATTGATGGCAAGCCCTTGTGCAGCACCGACGATAGCGGATTCACAAAGCGGAGTATTTCTGACCCTTGCTTTTCCAAATTCTTCTACAAATCCCTGAGTGGCCTTGAAGACACCTCCATATTCGGCAATGTCCTGACCCATGATCACCAGGTTATCAAATTTCCGGAAAGCCTGACGCATCCCGTCTGTGATTGCGTCCAGGTATCTTTTTTCGGATTTGGCTTGGGATTGAGGATGGATCACGGGCACTTCCCGGCGATCGTATATATCATTCAGTTCAACAGTGGTGTCCGGAACTGGATTATTCTCTGCAAAAGCGATTTCAAGATTTTTCTCTATCTCTGACTTTATTTCTTTACGAATCAATGAAATAAAGGACTCATCAATAAGCTTTTCTTTAAGTAAATAATTCTCATAATTATTCACCGGATCCTTCTTTCCCCACAGATCGAATAATTCCTGAGGAACATACTTAGTTCCTGAAGCTTCCTCATGGCCACGCATTCTGAATGTAAGACACTCAAGCAAGACCGGACGAGGATTTGATCGAATCGACTCCGCGAGTCGTTTAATGGTCTGAAATGTCTCCAGGATATTGTTTCCGTCAATTTGAACGGCTTCCATTCCATAACCGATGCCTTTATCGATAAACTGCTTCATCCGGAATTGCTCATTGGAAGGAGTTGAAAGTCCGTAGCCGTTATTTTCAATAATGAAGATCACAGGTAAATTCCAGACTGCTGCCACATTGAGACTTTCATGAAAATCCCCTTCACTCGAACCGCCGTCTCCCGAGAACACAGCAGTTACCTTCTTCTCATTCCTGATAAGGTTTGCCAGTGCAATACCATCCGCGACTCCAAGTTGAGGCCCCAGATGAGAAATCATTCCGATGATTTTGTATTCCTGTGTTCCGAAATGAAAGGAACGGTCTCTTCCTTTGGTAAAACCGCCGGGTTTACCCTGCCATTGTGAAAAGAGTCGGTTTAATGGAATTTTACGGGTTGTGAAAACGCCAAGATTCCGGTGCATGGGAAGTATATATTCTTCCGGAGAGAGCGCCAGACCGCAACCAACAGCAATGGCTTCCTGACCTATTCCGGAAAACCATTTGGCAATTTTTCCCTGGCGGAGCAAAACGAGCATTTTCTCCTCAATCAGCCGGGGTTTGAGGATTTCTTTATAAATATTGATCAACTCCTCATTGCTGAGGTGACCACGATCATAGTTCATCATGAAGATTGGAATGGACGACAAAATTATTCAAATTCGATGAGTATCTTTGTCAAAATTCTCTTGATATGGACATTCAATTGTTAGTTGTCCTGTTGGTCTTTTCCACAGCCCTTTTTTTCCTGGGACGGAGATTATATCTTCAATTTTCAAAGAAACACAGTGCCGGCTGCGAGAAATGTGGCATTGCGGATTCTGTTTCAAATGTTAAGGATTCAGGAAAATAAAAAAGGAGCTCCTTTTGGGAACTCCTTTAAAGATTGTTTCTGAGAAAGAAGGATTACTTCTTTTCACCCTCAGGTGTAGCAACAGCAGCAGCAGTATCTACGACAGCGCTCATAGAATCTTGCATTGCAGCTTGCTCAGCAGCAGCTTTAGCAGCTTGCTCAGCAGTTGCAATTGAATCTTGAACAGCTTTTTCTTGAGCAGCTTTTTCTTCAGCGCTTGGACCGCAAGCAACAACTGCGAACATACCAGCAACTAACAGGGTAGAGAGAACTTTTTTCATTTTGTTTTTAGGGTTTGTTGAATTTAGTGGGCGCAAAAGTAGGCCTTTTTTATTAATTACCAAGCCATCTGTTAAAAATAATTAACAGAAAAAAGTTAAAAACCCAAAGAATGAAAATGCCGAAAAAAGCAAAAAGGGAGCAAAATGCCCCCTTTTCGACTGAATTATTATTTAGCGCCTGGTTTTTTCATGCCTACTTTTGGAGCACCTTCCGGAGCTTTTACTTCTGCTTTCGGTTTAGCCTTCGGTTTTGGCTTGTTTGCAGCCTTTTTAGCGGCAGCGTCGATTGAATCCTGCTGTGCTTTTTGCATAGCAGCATTGATTGAATCCTGGCGAGCCTGTTCAGCAGCAGCCTGTACAGCAGCGATTGAATCAGCAGCAATTTTTTCCATAGCGGCACTAATAGAGTCCTGGCGCGCTTTTTCAGCAGCAGCCTTTTCTTCAGCACTTGGACCACAGGAGATCAAAGCGACCATTCCTGCAGCAAGAAGAAGAGAGAATACTTTTTTCATTTTCTTAATTGGTTTTTGTGGATAAGACTTTGCAAAACTATTACTTTTTTTGACATGTAAATGTTGCATTTTTCTGTACTTTTGCAAAACTAAATCGAATAAATATAACTAAAACCAGTTAACAAATGAAAAAACAACTCTTCCGCATTTCTATTGGACTTTTTACACTTGGCGTGATTTTCCTCACAGGCTGTTCTAAAAATGAAGACACAACCGCACCAAGCATTACGCTGAGTGGTGATCAGACCATGACAGTTTCTCTTCCGGCTACTGCAAATGGCAATTCCGCTTATTCTGAACCAGGATTTTCGGCTACTGACGATGAGGATGGTACTATCACTTCTTCAGTTACCGTGAGTGGTACAGTTGATATGAACCGTAAAGGATCTTATACACTTACTTATACCGTTGCTGATAAAGCCGGTAATTCAACTTCTGTTAACCGTGTTGTAAATGTGGTAAATGATGCTGAAGTTTTCGGTGGAAATTACAATAATTCTGTTGACACAGGTCTTGTTTCTCCGGTTAGTCAGTTCAATGCTATCGTTACAGTATCTGATACTGTTAACAACCTTGTGAAAATTAACAACTTCGGAGCTTTCGGTAATACAGTGAATGTTTGGGCTACTATTAATGGAACTGCAACCGGTGCTGCCGTTTCTGTGGCTTCAAGTCAGTCCCTTGGAGTAACTGCCTACATCTCAAATGTATTTTCAAGTGAATGCTTCGTGATTTCAGGTGTTAGCCCTACTTCTTTCCGAATTAAATTCGGCTGGAATGATGGCGCAAACAGTGATGTTTCTACGAGCTATTACATTCGCTAATCAAGATTAAAATTGATAAAAAAAGCTGTCTGAACAAGGCAGCTTTTTTTATTTCCCATGACCTCGTACATTCGCAATCATGACCAACAAGAGCAATTTTCTGCTCCTCCTGCAAAGGATTTTTATTTTGATGCTCCTGTTCACCATTAGCAGGTTCTTGTTTCTCATCATTAACTTCTCTTACTTCCACGAAGCTCCTTCAATAGATCTTGTACTATCCTTCTTCTTCGGACTCCGTTTCGACATCACCGCTATAGTTCTTTGCAATCTGCTATTCATCTTTCTTCACTTTTTTCACTTCTCCTTCTTTTATTCCAAATGGTACCAGCGTATCACAGCATTCGTTTTTTACCTTGTAAATATCCCTCTGCTCCTGCTCAATTGCATTGATTTGGTTCTCTTTCGCTTTGCTGGTAAACGAGCCACAGCAGATGTTTTTAAGATCATGAGTTTTGGCGAGGATTTCACCAATGCCGTACCAAAGATGATTCTGGATTTCTGGTACCTGGCCTTGTTGTTTGTACTCCTCGTTGCTTTCCTGGTGTTCTGTTATAAAAAAGTGAAGTTGCAAACAGCTTCCGGCAACAGTATCAACAACTTCTTTTTTCGCCCCTGGATAAAGCCTCTCTCCTATCTTGTTTTTGCTTTTCTGGTCTTTACTGGATTCCGTGGTGGACTTCAGTACAGACCGATCAATATACTCACAGCTTCACAATATGGGAGCGGAAAAATCACCGCGCTTGTTTTGAATACTCCCTTTTCTGTGATTAAATCCTATGGAAAAGGCACACTTCTGGAAATGCATTATTTCTCCGCTGAAGAAGTTGAACAAATATCTCCTGTAATTCACAATCCAACACCTGCTGTTGATTTTCGATCTCTGAATGTGGTGGTGATTATTCTTGAGAGTTTTGGAAAAGAATATATCGGTAATTTGAACAAGAAGACCGGCTACACTCCATTCCTGGATTCACTTATGGATCAAAGTCTGGTTTTTGAAAATGCTTACGCGAATGGAAAAAGATCGATTGAAGGTATTCCTGCCATACTTTCCGGAATTCCGGCATTGATGCAGGAACCCTATATCACATCCGCCTATGCAGGGAATACTGTCACCAGCCTTGCTTCCAATTTAAATGACAAAGGTTACACTACGGAGTTTTTTCATGGTGGTACCAATGGCACCATGGGCTTTGATAATTTCGTAAAGATGTCAGGATTCAAAAGGTATTTTGGACGCAAAGAATACAACAATGACGCGGATTTTGACGGTAGTTGGGGAATCTATGATGAACCGTTTCTCGACCGTGTCGTGAATGAATGTTCCCGAATGAAACAACCATTTTTATCCGCTGTATTTACTATTTCTTCTCATCACCCTTATAAAATTCCTGCAGCCCTCGAACACGGATTTGCAAAGGGAAGCCTCCCGATTCACCAAAGTATCCGCTATGCGGATTATTCACTCCGGAAATTTTTCGAAGCAGCTTCCACTCAGACCTGGTATCAGAATACACTCTTTGTCATCACCGCCGATCACACGGCTTTGAGTGAAGAACAGTTTTATCAGAACCGTGTGGGCATGTACGCCATTCCATTGTTGTTTTTCCGCCCGGATGGCTCCCTCAAAGGGCGGTCCATGCGAACAACACAGCAAATTGATATCCTTCCAAGTGTCATGGATTACCTAAACTACGATAAAAGTTATTTTGCTTTTGGCTCCAGTGTATTTGATTCCTCATCCACCGGTTTTGCCATCAATTTTATCAATGAAAATTATCAACTGATCGAAGGGAATTACAGTCTGGTGCTGGATACCCTTTCTGAAAATAAATTGTATAATTTTACAGCAGACAGCTCGCTCTCCACCAATCGGATCACTTCTGATACGGTTATCGGATTGCAAATGCAACAGAAATTAAAAGCCATTATCCAGCAGTTCAACCATGCCATGGTGATGAACAAAATGGATGCCCTCAAGTCAGGTAAATAATGTCTCAGAAAAAAATCCGTTTTATCATTAATCCAAAGTCCGGTGCAATGCACAAGGAACATTTCGCGGATTGGATACAATCCGGAATCGATCCTGCCCGTTATGTACCCGAAATCATTTATACTCAATATCCAAAACATGCCACTGAATTAAGCCGTGAAGCTGCATTGCG of the Bacteroidota bacterium genome contains:
- a CDS encoding DUF5011 domain-containing protein, with the protein product MKKQLFRISIGLFTLGVIFLTGCSKNEDTTAPSITLSGDQTMTVSLPATANGNSAYSEPGFSATDDEDGTITSSVTVSGTVDMNRKGSYTLTYTVADKAGNSTSVNRVVNVVNDAEVFGGNYNNSVDTGLVSPVSQFNAIVTVSDTVNNLVKINNFGAFGNTVNVWATINGTATGAAVSVASSQSLGVTAYISNVFSSECFVISGVSPTSFRIKFGWNDGANSDVSTSYYIR
- a CDS encoding patatin-like phospholipase family protein — translated: MWSRKAFNRLFFSFPIQLVVVLLKKNHILLLYWVILFGWITNSTSKTFGIPFLFLDPEYMGTVGFTSFFIMGFATGSFVMVYNISSYIVNGFRFPFIATLGRPFLKYTINNFIVPSLFVLTYLGNIFYFQLNNEYQSIWTVLVHLLGFITGMTLIIMVTLTYFFHSNKDIVHMFGVETSDADPNAPVAEHLLEMKEFKPKRKLFSARKKTYDKVWRVDTYLSTFSKVKLVRQTGHYTREMVESVFRQNHLNAAIVEIIVFGLFIIMGLFKDYSFFQIPAGASVLLIFSMFIMLSSAFRFWLKAWAGSVFILLIIVINALSRLGIFYPDNKAYGMEYTKNHATYSISRFNSLDDAITVQADYDSTLKILERWKEKFITDREKPKMIFVNCSGGGLRASIWAFRIMQVSDSLTNNEFSKSTQLITGASGGMIGAAYYRELLLQQRLGLLKKFNSKKSISNIGKDLLNPVAYSVTVSDLFFNIQKFQDGNTRFSKDRAYAFEKQLNENTGSVLNKRLTSYRQPEATGLIPMMVFSPTIVNDGRRLMISPQPISYLASHVKDSSFQFEPTIDEIEFRQLFREQAADNIKFTSVLRMNATFPYILPAVTLPSHPQIQVMDAGIRDNTGLKTSLKFLYVFRKWIEENTSGVIFVDVRDSHKARPIEEKPRMTFLENIITPLGNIYGNLLTIQDYNQDEAYEYAKSWFHAPFDFVIFELPTKEQDISLSWHLTTREKRLVENSVNLKDNLSAMDKLLGLLSRENKMNATPLLVEHADSTMESSENQ
- the ftcD gene encoding glutamate formimidoyltransferase, coding for MKQLIECVPNFSEGRDLNIIRQITDQVESVEGVRLLNVDPGKATNRTVVTFVGEPGPVIEAAFRAIRKAAELIDMRKHKGEHPRMGATDVCPLIPISGISMEETVVYAKQLAEKVGKELSIPVYLYESAQSNPARKNLSVIRAGEYEGFAKKIKEPEWKPDFGPAEFPVGSGATVIGARDFLVAYNVNLNTTSVRRANSVAFDVRENGRKIKNDKGEEIVQPGTCKSVKAIGWFIDEYGIAQVSMNLTNISITPVHIAFDECVKSAYHRGMRVTGSELVGLIPLKAMLDAGAYFLKKQQRSTGVSEQELIKIAVKSMGLDELGPFKPEERIIEYLLKDPAEEKLVKMSLIDFANETASESPAPGGGSISAYVGALGVSLGTMVANLSSHKKGWDDQWEEFSEWAEKGQALKSALMKLVDEDTRSFNKIMAAFGLPKSNDEEKKIRSEAIESATRYATEIPYKVMELCYASMEVIKAMAEKGNPNSVTDAGVGGLCARSAVFGAFLNVRINSSGLKDKAFVEKILKDGQLIVDKTIVAEKEIMQIVDTKIK
- a CDS encoding LTA synthase family protein — protein: MTNKSNFLLLLQRIFILMLLFTISRFLFLIINFSYFHEAPSIDLVLSFFFGLRFDITAIVLCNLLFIFLHFFHFSFFYSKWYQRITAFVFYLVNIPLLLLNCIDLVLFRFAGKRATADVFKIMSFGEDFTNAVPKMILDFWYLALLFVLLVAFLVFCYKKVKLQTASGNSINNFFFRPWIKPLSYLVFAFLVFTGFRGGLQYRPINILTASQYGSGKITALVLNTPFSVIKSYGKGTLLEMHYFSAEEVEQISPVIHNPTPAVDFRSLNVVVIILESFGKEYIGNLNKKTGYTPFLDSLMDQSLVFENAYANGKRSIEGIPAILSGIPALMQEPYITSAYAGNTVTSLASNLNDKGYTTEFFHGGTNGTMGFDNFVKMSGFKRYFGRKEYNNDADFDGSWGIYDEPFLDRVVNECSRMKQPFLSAVFTISSHHPYKIPAALEHGFAKGSLPIHQSIRYADYSLRKFFEAASTQTWYQNTLFVITADHTALSEEQFYQNRVGMYAIPLLFFRPDGSLKGRSMRTTQQIDILPSVMDYLNYDKSYFAFGSSVFDSSSTGFAINFINENYQLIEGNYSLVLDTLSENKLYNFTADSSLSTNRITSDTVIGLQMQQKLKAIIQQFNHAMVMNKMDALKSGK
- a CDS encoding dehydrogenase E1 component subunit alpha/beta, with product MNYDRGHLSNEELINIYKEILKPRLIEEKMLVLLRQGKIAKWFSGIGQEAIAVGCGLALSPEEYILPMHRNLGVFTTRKIPLNRLFSQWQGKPGGFTKGRDRSFHFGTQEYKIIGMISHLGPQLGVADGIALANLIRNEKKVTAVFSGDGGSSEGDFHESLNVAAVWNLPVIFIIENNGYGLSTPSNEQFRMKQFIDKGIGYGMEAVQIDGNNILETFQTIKRLAESIRSNPRPVLLECLTFRMRGHEEASGTKYVPQELFDLWGKKDPVNNYENYLLKEKLIDESFISLIRKEIKSEIEKNLEIAFAENNPVPDTTVELNDIYDRREVPVIHPQSQAKSEKRYLDAITDGMRQAFRKFDNLVIMGQDIAEYGGVFKATQGFVEEFGKARVRNTPLCESAIVGAAQGLAINGMKAIVEMQFADFVTCGFNQIINNLAKTHYRWGQNVDVVVRMPTGAGVNAGPFHSQSNEAWFTHTPGLKVVYPAFPADAKGLIISAIEDPNPVMFFEHKALYRSITGDVPDDYYTTEIGKASLVREGTQVSIISYGLGVHWALDYLKEHPEISADLIDLRSLLPWDKNAVLASVKKTGRAIILHEDTITGGLGGEIAAEIAEHAFEFLDAPLIRSASLDTPVPMNLELELNFLPKKRFGEQLQALLKY